The Cyanobacteriota bacterium genome segment ACCACCTCGATCGGCACTCACCACTAGAACAGTAGGTGCACCTAGATACTTGGCCACGCGCATATTTGATACGTCCCAGGGCTGTAGGGCGGTTTCCACAGGGTTGCCAAGACCTTCACACACAACAATGTCAAATTCTTCTGCTAATTGCTGCAATGCTAGAGTGACAACTTGCCAACTCTGCTCAGTGTAGCGTTTTGTGTAGTCTTCTAGGCTACATACCCCTATGGACTTACCTTTGAAGATCACTTCCACGTGTTGAGAATCTTGGGGTTTCAGCACGACAGGGTTCATCTCCGCGCGCGGTACTGTCCCTGCTGCCCAGGCCTGCACTGCTTGAGCGTAGTCAATCTCTATCCCACTGACGGTTATGTAGCTAGTTGTAGCTAAACTTTGCGCCTTAAACGGGGTTACACGCCAACCTTGCCGAAATAATAATCGGCACAGTGCAGTCACTAGTA includes the following:
- a CDS encoding AAA family ATPase — its product is MKAVAIVGTVSQVGKSLLVTALCRLLFRQGWRVTPFKAQSLATTSYITVSGIEIDYAQAVQAWAAGTVPRAEMNPVVLKPQDSQHVEVIFKGKSIGVCSLEDYTKRYTEQSWQVVTLALQQLAEEFDIVVCEGLGNPVETALQPWDVSNMRVAKYLGAPTVLVVSADRGG